The proteins below come from a single Roseofilum reptotaenium CS-1145 genomic window:
- a CDS encoding Smr/MutS family protein, with amino-acid sequence GLRVVTAEAELDQGITKAYNANCTNVWIIHGKGTGKLREGVHEFLRNHPQVERFELADQKNGGTGVTIAHLIG; translated from the coding sequence GAGGCTTGCGCGTCGTGACTGCCGAAGCGGAACTCGACCAAGGCATTACCAAAGCCTACAATGCCAATTGTACGAATGTCTGGATTATTCACGGCAAAGGCACGGGTAAATTAAGAGAAGGAGTCCATGAATTTCTGAGGAACCATCCGCAAGTAGAGCGCTTTGAGTTAGCGGATCAAAAAAATGGTGGCACTGGCGTAACTATTGCCCATTTAATTGGGTGA